The following is a genomic window from Crocinitomicaceae bacterium.
GGAGTACCAGTAATCCAGTCTCCTTGAGATGATCCACCGCCATCCATGTCAGCTTCTGGCTCACCTGAGTCAGCTTCAACTCCCGCAATAAAAACATCTCCAGAACCACCGTATCCTATTGAATTGTATACGTCTTCCAATGTTCCGCCAGTATGATATGACCAGCATGGACCACACCAAACAGCAAACATGTCAATAATAACCGGGGTACCTGAGTCAAGAATAGAGTCAACGTCAAAAACCGGACCTGACTGGAACTCATCAAGTATCAACCCTCCAGGATAAATACCATTATCTGGTAATTGCGCGTTTGCCTGTATACCCACAGTAACAGCAGCAGCAATACCTAAACCTTGTAACATTTTTTTCATGATAAATCAATTATTTAAGATTAGCGTTTCAAATATATAACAACAGCCGCAAATCTCAACACTCAGGTTCTATTCAATTCTTGGGTTCCTAAAAATTACTTAAATTTTTTCAATAGGTTTTGGAACAAACTTTGCTTGATAGTTTTCGTATATTTACCTGACAATACGTTTATACTTATGAAAAACATTTTTACTATCGGCTTTACAATTGCACTTGGTGGTGTTTCCTTTGCACAAGACTTGGAGTTTCATGAAAACGGTGTTGCAATTTCAGGAACCGTAATCACCATAGACAGTTCTGAAACCTGTGACCATACTCTTGGAAACTATTACATCGTTAACAAAACATCAGGTCCATTAACTATTTCTTGGTCACGTACACGGGCAGCTCACATGAGTCCTTATACAGATCAAATTTGTGATGATATTTTATGTTTTGACGCTTCAAACACTACAGTTTACCAAAGACCAACCACTATGACAGTTGCTGCCGGAGATTCAACCGTTTTTCAACCAAAAGTTTATCCGTATGATACTCCCGGATGTGCCATCTATACCTATAAAGCCTATACTGGTCTGGGTACTTTTCAAGATTCTATTCAGGTGAAGTATCGTTTTGGCGGACAAGATTGTTTTCTTGAGACACCAACAGAAGAAATTGTCTACAGTGTATATCCTAACCCGGCTTCTGATCAGTTGAACATTAAATTGAATACCGGAGGAAATGCTGTGCAGTTGAAATTATTCAATATTATGGGTGAGCTTGTGATGAAAACGCAGCTAGTTGAAGGTAATAATACTGTTTCATTGAATGATTTAACTAACGGCATCTACTTTTATTCTATTATAAAAAATGGTGAGGTAGTTGAAACTCGAAAATTGATTATCAAACATTAATCATCATTCAAATCGAATTTTCAGAAGGGACTCTAACGGGTCCCTTTTTATTTTGTGCTCTTGGAATCCTGAATTAATTTTTCAACCAGCATTGGAACCTGTTCTGAGGCTTTTCCCTTCAAATGTTTCAGGTTTTTATATTTAATATTGGTTAGATCATTCAGATCAATAATAAATTTAGATGCGGCAGTTGGACAAACGTACACCAGATTTGCAGCCGGATACACATTCAAAGATGTGCCGATAACGATAAACACATCAGCCAATCGCGCAATATCTTCAGCGTCATACATGCGCGGAACTGGTTCACCAAACCATACAACATGAGGTCTCATTTGGTGACCGTCAGGAGCTTTGTCACCTAACTTAATTTTTTTATTACCAATATGAAATGTGGTTTCTTCATCTTCTACACTTCTTGCTTTCAAAATTTCACCATGCAAGTGAAGTACCTTTGAAGATCCTGCCCTTTCATGTAAGTCATCTATATTTTGAGTAATTATTTCAACATCAAAATGCTTTTCCAACTCAACCAGGGCTGTATGTGCGGCATTTGGTTTGGCATTGACCGCAAGTTCTCGGCGCCTGTTATAGAATTCTAATACAAGTTCAGGATTTTTATGCCATGCTTCAGGAGTAGCAACATCATTGATGTCATATTCATCCCACAAGCCGCCTTTGTCTCTAAAAGTGCCTAGGCCGCTCTCAGCACTGATGCCGGCGCCGGTAAGAATGACTATTTTTTTTAATGCAGATTCCATACTGAATAGCAGCTAAAGGTAGTAATTTATTGAAACGACAAGGATTGATTTTGATAGGATGACCAATCTCAACACAATTACTTTTGTTTTGAAATAATCAGACCATTAGGCTGAGTATCGGTTATTCCGACAGTTTTCTTAAATTTGGCGCCTTATCAAATTTAATTCAATGGCTAAAGTCAGACAACAGGATGCCCTGGAATATCATGCATGCGGCAGACCCGGTAAAATTGAAGTCATTCCAACCAAACCTACTAGCTCACAACGTGATTTATCACTGGCGTACTCACCCGGTGTTGCAGACCCTTGTCTGGCAATTGCAGAAAATAAAGAGGACGTATATAAATACACGGCTAAGGGAAATCTGGTGGCTGTTATTTCCAACGGTACGGCTGTATTAGGCTTGGGTGATATTGGGCCCGAAGCTGCAAAGCCGGTAATGGAAGGTAAAGGTTTGCTATTTAAAATTTTTGCAGACATTGACGTTTTTGATATTGAAGTTGATGCAAAAGATCCGGATGCATTTATTGCTACCGTTAAAGCAATTGCTCCTACATTTGGTGGCATTAATTTGGAAGACATCAAAGCACCTGAATGTTTTGAAATTGAACGCAGGTTAAAAGAAGAATTGAACATTCCGCTCATGCATGATGACCAGCATGGAACAGCAATTATCACGTCAGCTGCCTTGCTCAATGCGCTTGAACTTGCAAAGAAGAAAATTGACAAAATAAAAATTGTCATTGTTGGAGCAGGTGCCGCGGCATATTCTTGTACAAAATTATACGTTGCCTTAGGTGCAAAAAAAGAAAATATTTTTATGTATGATAGCAAGGGTTTACTTTGCAAAAAAAGAAAAGATCTTGATCAGCATAAAAAAGATTTTGCAACCCATGCCAATGATATAGCGCTGGAAACAGCCATGAAAACCGCAGATTTATTTTTAGGTCTTTCAAAAGGTGGTTTGATTTCAAAAGCTATGATTAAATCCATGCCAAAAAATCCTATTGTATTTGCGTTGGCCAACCCTGTTCCTGAAATTTCTTATGAAGATGCCACCTCAGTGAGAAAAGATATTATCATGGCAACCGGTAGGTCTGACACGCCTAATCAAGTGAATAATGTGCTTGGATTTCCATTTATTTTCAGAGGGGCACTTGATGTCAGGGCAACATGCATAAATGAAGAAATGAAATTGGCTGCCGTGAAAGCAATTGCTGCGTTAGCAAAAGAACCGGTACCTGAAGAAGTGAATGAAGCCTACGGAGCAAAAAATATTTCATTCGGAAAAGAATCTATCATACCAAAGCCGCTTGACTCGCGATTATTGACCGCAGTTGCTCCTGCGGTTGCAAAGGCTGCCATCAAATCAGGTGTTGCACAGCGAGTGATAAAAGATTGGGAAAAGTACGAAGACGAGTTAAAGCAACGTTTGGGATTAGATAACAAGCTGGTAAATTTTTTAACTGAAAAGGCAATTAAAAATCCTAAAAGAGTAGTGTTTGCTGAAGCAGATAATTATAAAGTACTTAAAGCGGCACAAATTGCACATGAAGAAGGTTTTGCTTTTCCAATTCTGCTTGGGCGACGAGAAAAAATTCTTGAATTGATTCGTGAAAATAATCTTGAGTTTGACAATCCTGAAATTGTTGATCCAAAAGAAGAGTCAGAGGTGAAGAATTGTGAACGTTATGGTAAAATGTTTTTTGAGAAAAGAAAACGCAAAGGAATTACCTTGTTTGAAGCGACAAAATTAATGCGTGAACGAAATTTCTACGGCGCCATGATGGTTGAAACGGAT
Proteins encoded in this region:
- a CDS encoding T9SS type A sorting domain-containing protein, translating into MKNIFTIGFTIALGGVSFAQDLEFHENGVAISGTVITIDSSETCDHTLGNYYIVNKTSGPLTISWSRTRAAHMSPYTDQICDDILCFDASNTTVYQRPTTMTVAAGDSTVFQPKVYPYDTPGCAIYTYKAYTGLGTFQDSIQVKYRFGGQDCFLETPTEEIVYSVYPNPASDQLNIKLNTGGNAVQLKLFNIMGELVMKTQLVEGNNTVSLNDLTNGIYFYSIIKNGEVVETRKLIIKH
- a CDS encoding NADP-dependent malic enzyme gives rise to the protein MAKVRQQDALEYHACGRPGKIEVIPTKPTSSQRDLSLAYSPGVADPCLAIAENKEDVYKYTAKGNLVAVISNGTAVLGLGDIGPEAAKPVMEGKGLLFKIFADIDVFDIEVDAKDPDAFIATVKAIAPTFGGINLEDIKAPECFEIERRLKEELNIPLMHDDQHGTAIITSAALLNALELAKKKIDKIKIVIVGAGAAAYSCTKLYVALGAKKENIFMYDSKGLLCKKRKDLDQHKKDFATHANDIALETAMKTADLFLGLSKGGLISKAMIKSMPKNPIVFALANPVPEISYEDATSVRKDIIMATGRSDTPNQVNNVLGFPFIFRGALDVRATCINEEMKLAAVKAIAALAKEPVPEEVNEAYGAKNISFGKESIIPKPLDSRLLTAVAPAVAKAAIKSGVAQRVIKDWEKYEDELKQRLGLDNKLVNFLTEKAIKNPKRVVFAEADNYKVLKAAQIAHEEGFAFPILLGRREKILELIRENNLEFDNPEIVDPKEESEVKNCERYGKMFFEKRKRKGITLFEATKLMRERNFYGAMMVETDEADALISGITRKYSDVIKPALQVVGTKEGVSKVAGMYILATKRGPLFLADTTVNIDPSAEDLAEITALVAKQVRRLNIQPRIALLSYSNFGSSLTPDAIKMSQAVKLIKERHPNLIVDGEIQANFALNNDLLVDKFDFSTLANKNVNTLIFPNLSAGNIAYKLLQEMLEDVEAIGPILLGTKKSIHVLQLGSSVREITNMIKIAVLDAQIKL
- a CDS encoding NAD-dependent deacylase — protein: MESALKKIVILTGAGISAESGLGTFRDKGGLWDEYDINDVATPEAWHKNPELVLEFYNRRRELAVNAKPNAAHTALVELEKHFDVEIITQNIDDLHERAGSSKVLHLHGEILKARSVEDEETTFHIGNKKIKLGDKAPDGHQMRPHVVWFGEPVPRMYDAEDIARLADVFIVIGTSLNVYPAANLVYVCPTAASKFIIDLNDLTNIKYKNLKHLKGKASEQVPMLVEKLIQDSKSTK